In one window of Streptomyces griseus subsp. griseus DNA:
- a CDS encoding NPP1 family protein has product MPAPRPSRPSRALRRALTVTVTAATLVLASATMAHAAPPRPLPGNADELERTFQPALDYDKDGCYATSAIGPDGTIAPGLKLGGALNGDCRDRSDLDSSNAYSRAKCDNGWCAILYTYYFEKDQVAPGGLFGGHRHDWEHVVVWVNGNKAEYVATSAHGDFTVHKAADVPFDGTRPKIVYHKDGASTHCFRKATAKDEPPENHLGAWHYAPLVGWNGYPAGLRDRLLAADFGKATIGIRDDRFTGHLAKALPKGVPFDPAS; this is encoded by the coding sequence ATGCCCGCACCACGTCCGTCCCGGCCATCACGCGCCCTGCGCCGAGCCCTGACCGTCACCGTGACCGCCGCCACCCTGGTCCTCGCCTCCGCGACCATGGCGCACGCGGCCCCGCCACGACCCCTGCCCGGAAACGCGGACGAGCTGGAGCGGACGTTCCAACCCGCCCTGGACTACGACAAGGACGGCTGTTACGCCACCTCCGCGATCGGCCCGGACGGCACCATCGCACCGGGCCTGAAGCTCGGCGGCGCACTCAACGGCGACTGCCGGGACCGCTCCGATCTGGACAGCAGCAACGCCTACTCCCGCGCGAAGTGCGACAACGGCTGGTGCGCGATCCTCTACACGTACTACTTCGAGAAGGACCAGGTCGCCCCTGGAGGGCTGTTCGGAGGCCATCGCCACGACTGGGAACACGTGGTGGTGTGGGTGAACGGCAACAAGGCCGAGTACGTGGCGACCTCGGCCCATGGCGACTTCACGGTCCACAAGGCCGCCGACGTCCCCTTCGACGGCACGCGCCCCAAGATCGTTTACCACAAGGACGGCGCGAGCACCCACTGCTTCCGCAAGGCCACCGCCAAGGACGAACCTCCGGAGAACCACCTGGGCGCCTGGCACTACGCGCCGCTGGTGGGCTGGAACGGCTACCCGGCCGGCCTGCGGGACAGGCTGCTCGCCGCCGACTTCGGCAAGGCGACGATCGGCATCAGGGACGACCGCTTCACCGGCC
- a CDS encoding glycoside hydrolase family 76 protein: MPIVLPRHRARAALPTAVRLTVALTLAALLGPAATSTAVAAPAATAPTATAEAESAAPAALCNKHCDARDPGAATSDRVPVTATLYGRSIALHLSDNDVMGWAAIDNGAAGDQTWLDRSFDGGRTWASGSKLGATVTPAGRTGWRSQMYNVDDWGTGGIGALRACGKAGDRAEIACTGWARVDWNANSRSKAAATALMMNYDRGSGRFTGWWTSATALTSLIDNIRVSHMPSYRYAIANTFEKLRTAEGGDFTNSYLDDTGWWGLAWVAAYDLTGERRYLDTARKDADHMAAYWTGTCGGGVQWATDKPYKNAITNELYIQLSAALHNRIAGDTTYLRRAKDGWAWFSSSGLINSGNTVNDGLRDDCTNNGDTTWTYNQGVVLAALAELNRATGDPTLLTRARTLADASTTSSYLNPGGTLHEPYEPDGTGCTSDGDSFKGAYVRGLGLLNKALPDRPYSAYLHRQADTAYAENRTSLDQYGPHWAGPRKDLGNGCQHSALDLMNAAEDS, translated from the coding sequence ATGCCGATCGTCCTGCCCCGCCACCGCGCGAGAGCGGCCCTGCCCACGGCCGTACGCCTGACCGTGGCCCTCACGCTCGCCGCACTCCTGGGCCCCGCCGCCACGTCCACCGCCGTGGCAGCTCCGGCGGCCACGGCCCCCACCGCGACGGCCGAAGCCGAGTCCGCCGCCCCGGCCGCCCTCTGCAACAAGCACTGCGACGCCCGCGACCCGGGCGCCGCGACCTCCGACCGCGTCCCGGTCACCGCCACCCTCTACGGCCGCTCCATCGCCCTCCACCTCTCCGACAACGATGTCATGGGCTGGGCCGCCATCGACAACGGGGCGGCCGGCGACCAGACCTGGCTGGACCGCTCCTTCGACGGCGGCCGCACCTGGGCCTCGGGCAGCAAGCTCGGTGCCACCGTGACCCCGGCCGGCCGGACCGGCTGGCGCTCGCAGATGTACAACGTGGACGACTGGGGCACCGGGGGCATCGGCGCCCTCCGCGCCTGCGGAAAGGCGGGCGACCGCGCGGAGATCGCCTGCACCGGCTGGGCCCGCGTCGACTGGAACGCCAACAGCCGCAGCAAGGCGGCGGCGACGGCCCTGATGATGAACTACGACCGCGGCTCCGGAAGGTTCACGGGCTGGTGGACCTCGGCCACCGCGCTCACCTCGTTGATCGACAACATCCGCGTCAGCCACATGCCGAGCTACCGGTACGCCATCGCCAACACCTTCGAGAAGCTGCGCACGGCGGAGGGCGGTGACTTCACCAACTCCTATCTGGACGACACCGGTTGGTGGGGCCTCGCCTGGGTGGCGGCGTACGACCTGACCGGCGAGCGGCGCTACCTGGACACCGCGCGCAAGGACGCCGACCACATGGCCGCCTACTGGACGGGCACGTGCGGCGGCGGTGTGCAGTGGGCCACGGACAAGCCGTACAAGAACGCGATCACCAACGAGCTGTACATCCAGCTCAGCGCCGCGCTCCACAACCGCATCGCCGGTGACACGACCTACCTCCGGCGGGCGAAGGACGGCTGGGCGTGGTTCAGTTCCAGCGGCCTGATCAACTCCGGCAACACGGTCAACGACGGTCTGCGGGACGACTGCACGAACAACGGCGACACAACCTGGACGTACAACCAGGGCGTCGTCCTCGCCGCCCTGGCCGAGCTTAACCGCGCCACCGGTGACCCGACGCTCCTCACCCGTGCCCGCACCCTGGCCGACGCCTCGACCACCTCGTCCTACCTCAACCCCGGCGGCACCCTCCACGAGCCGTACGAACCCGACGGCACCGGCTGCACGTCGGACGGCGACTCCTTCAAGGGGGCGTACGTCAGGGGCCTCGGCCTGCTCAACAAGGCGCTCCCGGACCGCCCGTACAGCGCCTACCTGCACCGCCAGGCCGACACGGCGTACGCGGAGAACCGCACCAGCCTGGACCAGTACGGCCCCCACTGGGCGGGCCCGCGCAAGGACCTGGGCAACGGCTGTCAGCACAGCGCGCTGGACCTGATGAACGCGGCCGAGGACAGCTGA
- a CDS encoding class I SAM-dependent DNA methyltransferase: MTSSELWTRETADRYDTEEAENSSPAVLGPALDFLAELAGDGRALEFAIGTGRVGIPLRERGVPVVGIELSEHMVAALRRKIDESALPVTIGDMATTTVPGTFTLVYLVYNTISNLLTQDEQVECFRNAARHLEPGGRFVIELGVPPLRSLPPGRTAVPFDVSERHLGFDTFDLVEQILVSHHLTRDGDDGRYRRSNSRHRYAWPAELDLMAKIAGLGPERRVADWDGTPFTQDSPRHISVWRKPA, from the coding sequence GTGACGAGCAGCGAACTGTGGACCCGCGAGACCGCCGACCGCTACGACACCGAGGAGGCCGAGAACTCCTCACCCGCCGTCCTCGGCCCCGCTCTCGACTTCCTCGCCGAGCTGGCCGGAGACGGCCGGGCCCTGGAGTTCGCCATCGGTACGGGACGTGTGGGCATCCCGCTGCGGGAACGTGGCGTACCGGTGGTGGGCATCGAGCTGTCCGAACACATGGTTGCGGCGCTGCGCCGCAAGATCGACGAGAGCGCGCTCCCGGTCACCATCGGGGACATGGCCACCACGACGGTCCCCGGCACGTTCACCCTGGTCTACCTCGTGTACAACACCATCTCGAACCTGCTCACCCAGGACGAGCAGGTCGAATGCTTCCGCAACGCGGCACGCCACCTGGAACCTGGTGGCCGATTCGTCATCGAACTGGGAGTGCCGCCACTTCGCTCCCTGCCGCCCGGCCGGACCGCGGTGCCGTTCGACGTCTCCGAGCGGCATCTCGGCTTCGACACGTTCGACCTGGTGGAACAGATCCTGGTCTCGCACCACCTCACGCGCGACGGTGACGACGGCCGCTACCGCCGGAGCAACTCCCGCCACCGGTACGCCTGGCCGGCGGAGCTGGACCTGATGGCGAAGATCGCCGGCCTCGGTCCGGAACGCCGCGTCGCGGACTGGGACGGGACGCCCTTCACCCAGGACTCGCCCCGACACATCTCCGTATGGCGCAAGCCTGCCTGA
- a CDS encoding TspO/MBR family protein yields MPPTRTTSTAATPSRHRGWLTLLLFLALCYGVAAAGAIATGDAGSTYAALDRPAWAPPGWLFGPVWTVLYGMIAVAGWLVSRRPGPGRRPALVAWGVQLALNALWTPLFFAAEQYGLAFLDIALLLAAVVTTVLLSARVDRRAAWLLVPYLLWVGYASALNLALWLAN; encoded by the coding sequence GTGCCACCGACCCGCACCACCTCCACCGCAGCGACACCATCCCGCCACCGGGGTTGGCTCACGCTCCTGCTGTTCCTCGCCCTCTGCTACGGCGTGGCCGCCGCGGGCGCGATCGCGACAGGTGACGCGGGCAGCACCTACGCCGCCCTGGACAGGCCCGCATGGGCCCCGCCCGGCTGGCTCTTCGGCCCGGTGTGGACGGTGCTGTACGGGATGATCGCGGTGGCGGGCTGGCTGGTGTCCCGCCGCCCCGGCCCGGGCCGCCGGCCGGCGCTCGTGGCGTGGGGGGTGCAACTGGCGCTGAACGCGCTGTGGACGCCGCTGTTCTTCGCGGCCGAGCAGTACGGACTCGCCTTCCTCGACATCGCCCTGCTGCTGGCGGCCGTGGTGACCACCGTGCTGCTCTCGGCCCGGGTGGACCGGCGCGCGGCCTGGCTGCTGGTGCCGTACCTGCTGTGGGTCGGCTACGCGTCGGCGCTGAACCTGGCGCTCTGGCTGGCCAACTGA
- a CDS encoding RNHCP domain-containing protein: MSHDNPRHRTTMSSPMSVSSLDTFTCVRCGLTVAASAPDGGRRNHCPSCLHSRHLVDQVEGGPSDCEGRMTPISIAVLRTGDWMVVHRCVRCDELTSNPVCGDDNQLILMRMAVRPLAQPPFPLEAFGDL; encoded by the coding sequence GTGTCACACGACAACCCCCGCCACCGCACGACCATGTCCTCACCCATGTCCGTGTCCTCGCTGGACACCTTCACCTGCGTCCGCTGCGGGCTGACCGTCGCCGCGTCCGCGCCCGACGGCGGTCGGCGCAACCACTGCCCCAGCTGCCTCCACTCCCGGCACCTCGTCGACCAGGTCGAGGGCGGTCCCTCCGATTGCGAGGGCCGGATGACCCCGATCTCCATCGCGGTGCTCCGCACCGGTGACTGGATGGTCGTCCACCGGTGTGTCCGCTGCGACGAGCTGACCTCGAACCCCGTCTGCGGGGACGACAACCAGCTGATCCTCATGCGGATGGCCGTACGTCCCCTGGCTCAGCCGCCGTTCCCGCTCGAAGCGTTCGGTGACCTGTGA